One Dialister invisus DSM 15470 genomic region harbors:
- a CDS encoding ATP-dependent RecD-like DNA helicase: MTEELRGVVKAVIFKSKDESYCVFRIEEKESGTSVTVTGNIVIPYVGENVVVRGGWLRHPRFGLQFRAAILERLKPEAADEVEQFLASGLISGIGPSMAKRIVQHFGKKTLEIFERNIDALSEVSGIGQKTLERIKDSYSGISAMQEVIMFLQSLGISERFALPMQQLYGDDVMKVVREDPYRMVSEIPGLGFKNVDRIALSEGIIPEDSDRIVHGIFYILSQAVSGGHVCGPSDQVYTAASELLRVSPEIVETVGREAVDFGTVPSVVYEGKTYLYLPYLYEAETESAYRVHHLMEAGPLGSANLAIERFEKENGFRLAKEQRDAVEKSMKAGMMVITGGPGTGKTTLIRAIITAAEQNGLEPALMAPTGRAAKRLAISSGRDADTIHKALEASVRETGRTYFERNEANPLEEDLIIVDEASMLDISLFYHLLCALKDGARLILVGDIDQLPPVGAGEPLKDLMSWGYVPIVRLKRIFRQEEGSGIVENAALIRKGEMCVPDEAGEFRIVYAADDEDAYRIVMDLCRELNYGNEENKMLLQVLSPMYRGVCGVDHLNESLQEMIHGEKVPDGMKFFPGDKVMQTRNDYEKGIYNGDVGTVWTATPQKVFVRYFDKEVVYEGEERFDLRLAYAVTVHKSQGSEYETVIFILRPSQHNMLQRNLLYTGVTRARKNTILVTAPDALRRALAIQHTGNRYSLFLPFLNHEAL, translated from the coding sequence ATGACAGAAGAGCTGCGGGGCGTTGTAAAAGCGGTTATCTTTAAAAGTAAAGATGAATCTTATTGTGTTTTCCGAATCGAAGAAAAAGAAAGCGGCACTTCCGTGACAGTGACGGGAAATATAGTTATTCCCTACGTAGGGGAAAATGTAGTTGTACGAGGGGGCTGGTTGAGGCACCCCCGTTTTGGTTTGCAGTTCAGGGCTGCCATTTTGGAGAGGCTGAAACCGGAAGCGGCCGATGAGGTAGAACAATTTCTTGCTTCCGGCCTGATCAGCGGTATCGGTCCTTCCATGGCGAAACGGATTGTACAGCACTTTGGTAAAAAGACACTTGAAATATTTGAGCGGAATATAGATGCTCTTTCTGAAGTGTCGGGGATCGGGCAGAAAACATTGGAGAGGATCAAAGATTCTTATTCAGGAATCAGCGCCATGCAGGAAGTGATTATGTTTCTTCAATCCCTTGGGATTTCAGAACGCTTTGCGCTTCCTATGCAGCAGCTTTATGGTGATGATGTCATGAAAGTGGTGCGGGAAGATCCGTATCGCATGGTCAGTGAAATACCGGGGCTCGGTTTTAAAAATGTGGACCGTATTGCCTTATCGGAGGGAATCATTCCGGAAGACAGCGACCGTATCGTCCACGGCATTTTTTATATTCTTTCACAAGCGGTAAGCGGTGGTCATGTCTGCGGACCATCTGATCAAGTATATACGGCAGCCAGCGAACTGCTGCGGGTGTCACCGGAAATTGTAGAAACCGTAGGGAGGGAGGCAGTGGATTTCGGTACTGTTCCTTCCGTCGTTTATGAAGGAAAGACCTATCTCTATCTTCCTTATCTTTACGAAGCGGAGACGGAATCGGCATACCGCGTGCATCATCTGATGGAAGCCGGGCCTCTGGGATCGGCAAATTTGGCAATTGAACGGTTTGAAAAGGAAAATGGTTTCCGTCTGGCGAAGGAACAAAGAGATGCCGTGGAAAAATCGATGAAAGCCGGAATGATGGTGATTACCGGTGGACCGGGTACAGGAAAGACGACACTCATTCGTGCAATCATCACGGCGGCAGAGCAAAATGGACTGGAGCCTGCTCTAATGGCGCCTACAGGAAGGGCAGCGAAACGTCTTGCGATATCAAGCGGGCGTGATGCAGATACTATTCACAAAGCGCTGGAAGCATCCGTGCGGGAAACCGGCAGGACATACTTCGAAAGAAATGAAGCCAATCCGTTGGAAGAAGATTTGATTATCGTAGATGAAGCGTCCATGCTGGATATTTCTCTTTTCTACCATCTTCTCTGCGCGCTCAAAGATGGAGCAAGGCTCATTTTAGTGGGGGATATAGACCAACTTCCTCCTGTGGGGGCGGGGGAGCCTTTAAAAGATTTGATGAGTTGGGGATATGTGCCCATAGTGCGGTTGAAGCGTATATTTCGTCAGGAAGAAGGCAGCGGCATTGTAGAGAATGCGGCGCTTATCCGGAAAGGGGAAATGTGTGTCCCTGATGAAGCGGGCGAGTTTCGTATTGTCTATGCAGCCGATGATGAAGATGCGTATCGGATTGTCATGGATTTATGCAGAGAACTTAATTACGGGAATGAAGAGAATAAAATGCTGCTGCAGGTGCTTTCCCCCATGTACCGCGGTGTGTGCGGCGTGGACCATTTGAATGAATCTTTGCAAGAAATGATTCACGGGGAAAAGGTTCCGGATGGGATGAAATTTTTCCCTGGTGATAAAGTGATGCAAACGAGAAATGATTATGAAAAAGGAATTTACAACGGCGATGTGGGAACCGTCTGGACGGCAACGCCTCAAAAAGTATTTGTCCGTTATTTTGATAAAGAAGTAGTATATGAAGGCGAGGAGAGGTTTGATCTCCGGCTTGCTTACGCGGTAACCGTCCATAAAAGCCAGGGAAGTGAATATGAGACGGTGATTTTCATTCTCCGCCCGTCACAGCATAATATGCTCCAGCGTAATCTGCTCTATACGGGGGTGACGCGCGCGCGGAAGAACACGATTCTGGTAACCGCACCTGATGCTTTGCGTCGGGCGTTGGCGATACAGCATACAGGGAATCGTTACAGTTTATTTCTTCCTTTTTTAAATCATGAGGCGCTGTAA
- a CDS encoding chorismate mutase has protein sequence MDEKEFEILWEKIRKIDRNMADLFDERVELTRRTAISKIEANIPVYDAKGEEKNVEELSALLQKMSNRFRFIRWYHLLTEPGKMARKEFRQGEKE, from the coding sequence ATGGACGAAAAGGAATTTGAGATCTTGTGGGAAAAAATCCGAAAGATCGACAGAAATATGGCCGATCTTTTTGACGAGCGTGTAGAACTGACACGTCGGACTGCCATCTCTAAAATAGAAGCAAATATTCCTGTCTATGATGCCAAAGGGGAAGAGAAAAATGTGGAAGAGCTGTCGGCCTTGCTTCAGAAAATGTCAAACCGATTCCGTTTCATTAGATGGTATCATTTACTGACGGAGCCGGGAAAAATGGCACGGAAAGAATTCAGGCAGGGAGAGAAGGAATGA
- a CDS encoding proline--tRNA ligase, whose product MLASKLYSPTLREIPSDAVVVSHQYMLKAGMMRKVSNGLYAFLPLALRSVRKVEDIVREEMNAIGSQEILMPITQPAEIWKQSERWDVYGEEMFKLNDRHGHEYCLGPTHEELVTVLAKMDTSSYKQLPVSLYQIQNKYRDEKRPRFGLMRSREFIMKDAYTFDMDEEGLDRQYHLMYDAYTRIFTRCGLHFRPVVADSGAIGGSGSHEFEVIADSGEADIVYCKDCDFAANIEAVEPKALSSSVHNDKAKEIVETPGQHTIQMVCDFLHVPVVCSVKAVVYKLDDTVVLALVRGDHEVNEVRLQNLFNAVNVGLASDEDLKRCGLIAGYISPIGLKKADNFEIIVDTTVMEMEDACCGANAVDKHYVHVNPKRDFGDVRVETIRLITAEDCCPKCGGMIELKKGIEVGQVFKLGTKYSEKLGCTYLDRDGKTHPMVMGCYGIGITRTVAASIEQNHDKDGIIWPVAIAPYEVVIVPANNKDEGVMNAARHLYDKMEDCRDEVILDDRDERAGIKFKDADLIGYPIRVTIGKKWKESGLVEVRLRRSGVVSEVALADCKTKVLEMLEELHKKNL is encoded by the coding sequence ATGTTAGCATCTAAACTGTATAGTCCTACATTGAGGGAGATTCCTTCCGATGCGGTGGTAGTCAGTCATCAGTATATGTTGAAGGCGGGAATGATGCGTAAAGTGTCAAATGGGCTTTATGCATTCCTGCCTCTGGCGCTCCGTTCTGTCCGCAAAGTGGAAGACATTGTCCGGGAAGAAATGAATGCGATCGGGAGCCAGGAAATTCTCATGCCGATTACCCAGCCCGCTGAAATCTGGAAGCAGTCGGAGCGTTGGGATGTATATGGCGAAGAAATGTTTAAATTGAATGACCGCCATGGACATGAATACTGTCTTGGCCCTACCCACGAAGAACTGGTTACGGTGCTGGCAAAGATGGATACTTCTTCTTATAAGCAGCTTCCGGTTTCTTTGTACCAGATTCAGAATAAATACCGCGATGAAAAGCGTCCCCGCTTTGGGTTGATGAGAAGCCGTGAATTCATTATGAAAGACGCTTATACCTTTGATATGGACGAAGAAGGTTTAGATAGGCAGTATCATTTGATGTATGATGCGTATACAAGAATTTTTACCCGCTGCGGACTTCATTTTCGCCCTGTTGTGGCGGATTCCGGCGCTATCGGCGGAAGCGGCTCTCATGAATTTGAAGTCATTGCCGATTCAGGGGAAGCAGATATCGTTTACTGCAAAGATTGTGATTTTGCGGCCAATATAGAAGCAGTAGAACCGAAAGCACTTTCTTCTTCAGTTCATAATGACAAAGCGAAAGAAATCGTGGAAACACCCGGACAGCATACAATCCAGATGGTCTGTGATTTTCTTCATGTGCCTGTTGTCTGTTCTGTTAAAGCTGTTGTTTATAAACTGGATGATACAGTGGTGCTTGCTCTGGTACGCGGTGATCATGAAGTGAATGAAGTCCGTCTTCAAAATCTTTTTAATGCTGTCAATGTAGGGCTGGCGTCTGACGAAGATTTGAAACGCTGCGGGCTCATTGCGGGCTATATCAGTCCGATCGGTTTAAAAAAAGCGGATAACTTTGAAATCATCGTAGACACAACGGTCATGGAAATGGAAGATGCCTGCTGTGGTGCAAATGCGGTGGATAAACACTATGTCCATGTGAATCCGAAACGTGATTTTGGGGATGTGAGAGTAGAAACGATCCGCCTTATTACCGCGGAAGACTGTTGTCCGAAGTGCGGCGGCATGATTGAATTGAAAAAAGGAATTGAGGTAGGGCAGGTATTTAAATTGGGAACCAAGTACAGTGAGAAGCTTGGCTGTACATATTTAGACCGGGACGGAAAAACCCATCCTATGGTCATGGGGTGTTATGGTATCGGCATTACCCGTACAGTAGCCGCTTCTATCGAACAGAATCATGATAAAGACGGCATTATCTGGCCGGTGGCTATTGCTCCCTATGAAGTGGTCATCGTTCCCGCCAATAATAAAGATGAAGGCGTGATGAATGCTGCCCGCCATTTGTATGATAAAATGGAAGACTGTCGGGATGAAGTCATATTGGATGACAGAGATGAAAGGGCGGGTATTAAGTTTAAAGATGCGGATCTGATCGGATATCCAATCCGTGTAACTATCGGTAAGAAATGGAAAGAAAGCGGACTGGTGGAAGTACGTCTTCGCAGAAGCGGTGTTGTTAGTGAAGTGGCATTAGCGGACTGCAAGACGAAAGTACTGGAAATGCTTGAAGAACTTCACAAAAAGAATTTATAA
- the ispG gene encoding flavodoxin-dependent (E)-4-hydroxy-3-methylbut-2-enyl-diphosphate synthase: protein MTRVTRQIKVGDVLIGGSAPIAIQSMSTFSPADTEYAAAQINALDEAGADIVRLAVPDKKAAEALGVLRAKVKVSLVADIHFDYRLALTAMESGIDALRINPGNIGKRENVIKVVTMAKEKNIPIRIGINAGSLPEYILEEYGGHPTAEGMVAGALEHVRILENENFHNIVISVKSTDVPMMVKANRMLHDKVDYPLHLGVTEAGTLYRGTIKSAVGIGALLLDGIGDTIRVSLTDDPVKEVKAAKEILSSVGLQQYGPVLVSCPTCGRTQVNLIEMAQEVEKRLEKFKKPVRVAVMGCAVNGPGEAREADFGIAGGKGAGLLFRKGKVIRSVPETELIDALMEEIEKYENEGE, encoded by the coding sequence GTGACAAGGGTGACAAGACAGATAAAAGTGGGTGATGTGCTTATCGGCGGAAGTGCGCCAATTGCCATACAGTCGATGAGTACTTTCAGCCCGGCAGATACAGAATATGCGGCGGCGCAAATCAATGCTCTTGACGAAGCGGGGGCTGATATTGTCCGTCTTGCCGTTCCCGATAAAAAAGCGGCGGAAGCTTTGGGCGTCCTTCGGGCAAAAGTAAAAGTATCTCTGGTGGCGGATATCCATTTCGATTATCGTCTGGCTCTGACTGCTATGGAGTCAGGTATTGATGCGCTCCGGATCAATCCGGGAAATATAGGGAAAAGAGAGAATGTCATTAAAGTAGTGACGATGGCCAAAGAAAAAAATATTCCTATCCGCATCGGTATCAATGCAGGGTCTCTTCCTGAATATATTTTAGAGGAGTATGGCGGACATCCTACGGCAGAAGGCATGGTGGCGGGTGCACTTGAACATGTACGGATATTAGAGAATGAAAATTTCCATAATATCGTTATTTCTGTAAAATCCACGGACGTGCCGATGATGGTAAAGGCAAACCGTATGCTTCATGATAAAGTGGACTATCCTCTTCACTTAGGCGTTACAGAAGCGGGGACGCTTTATCGCGGGACAATCAAGTCTGCAGTGGGAATCGGCGCACTGCTTTTAGACGGAATCGGTGATACAATAAGAGTATCACTGACCGATGATCCCGTGAAAGAAGTGAAGGCAGCCAAGGAAATACTGAGTTCCGTGGGACTTCAGCAGTATGGGCCGGTTCTTGTTTCCTGCCCCACCTGCGGACGTACACAGGTGAACCTCATTGAAATGGCACAGGAAGTGGAAAAGCGGCTTGAGAAATTTAAAAAGCCTGTCCGTGTGGCAGTCATGGGGTGTGCGGTCAATGGCCCTGGAGAAGCAAGAGAGGCAGATTTTGGAATTGCCGGAGGCAAGGGGGCGGGACTGCTCTTTCGCAAGGGGAAAGTCATCAGGAGTGTGCCCGAGACGGAATTGATTGACGCGCTTATGGAAGAAATTGAAAAGTATGAAAATGAAGGAGAATGA
- the rseP gene encoding RIP metalloprotease RseP translates to MLNVIIAPIIVFAIIVIVHEGGHFFMAKLTGMKVDEFAVGFGPKIVSFRKGETLYSLRAIPLGGYNKIAGMNRDDLDDPRAFRQRPTWAKLLVIAGGALFNILLAFFIFTAIFSVNGIHTFKDVPVAGSVLEESSAARAGIKAGDKIISINGEKVERWEDIGRIVSDKAGRVLSVVIDSEGVKKTVTVIPKDNGEGRAIMGITPSVEKEDVSLDRAVSLGAERCVYILKMMVAGLADILAGAEAGVAGPIGVARMAGTVADSGMTALFAFIALLSLNLGFLNLLPIPLLDGGLLILTLIEGISGKELPERALYYIQAVGIIIIGFIFLFAMCNDVMSLMK, encoded by the coding sequence ATGTTAAATGTTATAATAGCTCCCATTATTGTTTTTGCTATCATCGTGATCGTTCATGAAGGCGGTCATTTCTTTATGGCGAAGCTGACAGGAATGAAAGTGGATGAATTTGCTGTCGGGTTTGGACCGAAAATAGTGTCTTTCCGAAAAGGAGAAACATTGTACTCTCTTCGAGCCATTCCTCTTGGCGGATATAATAAAATTGCAGGAATGAATCGCGACGACTTGGATGATCCCCGTGCATTTCGACAAAGACCGACATGGGCAAAACTTCTTGTCATTGCTGGGGGCGCGCTGTTTAATATATTGCTTGCTTTTTTTATTTTTACAGCAATTTTTTCTGTCAATGGAATTCATACCTTTAAGGATGTACCCGTGGCAGGTTCTGTACTGGAAGAAAGTTCCGCTGCCCGTGCGGGAATTAAGGCAGGTGATAAAATTATTTCCATTAATGGAGAAAAGGTAGAAAGATGGGAAGATATCGGCAGGATTGTATCCGATAAAGCGGGACGGGTTCTTTCTGTCGTTATAGATTCTGAAGGCGTGAAAAAAACGGTCACTGTTATTCCAAAGGACAATGGAGAGGGGCGCGCAATTATGGGAATCACTCCTTCTGTGGAAAAAGAAGATGTTTCTTTAGATCGTGCAGTTTCTCTTGGGGCAGAAAGGTGTGTCTATATATTAAAGATGATGGTTGCCGGGCTGGCGGATATACTTGCCGGAGCAGAAGCCGGTGTGGCAGGGCCCATCGGTGTGGCCCGCATGGCAGGAACCGTGGCGGATTCAGGAATGACGGCGCTCTTTGCATTTATCGCGCTTCTGAGTTTGAATCTGGGCTTTTTAAATTTGCTGCCGATTCCGCTTCTTGACGGGGGACTTTTGATTCTTACGCTGATAGAAGGTATTTCCGGGAAAGAGCTTCCTGAGAGGGCCTTGTACTATATACAGGCGGTTGGGATAATTATTATCGGATTTATATTTCTCTTCGCCATGTGTAATGATGTAATGTCTTTGATGAAATAG
- a CDS encoding 1-deoxy-D-xylulose-5-phosphate reductoisomerase produces the protein MKEIAILGSTGSIGTQTLDIVRIYPRLFHVSVISAKRNIDALFAQAEEFHPHTIVVTDEEAGKRFKDLYRGSAEVLVGEGALSTAACGNQVDLVLVSVVGIDGLKPTLDAIAAGKEIALANKETLVTGGELVMRAAKEKGILIRPVDSEHSAIFQSMLGQDKKAVHKILLTASGGPFRGYTREQLAQVTLEDAMKHPTWNMGRKVTLDSATMFNKGLEVIEARWLFDVDYDHIEVLVQPQSLIHSMVEYEDGSVIAQIGNPDMHLPIQFALTYPHRLPSPSHEFVDWKQVESIITEQPDVEVFRSLRLAFEAGKQGGNATTAFNAANEEAIASFIKGQLSFLSIFDVVEETLTQWTSRHIHSLSDVLEADKEARRFAKKIINRGILC, from the coding sequence ATGAAAGAAATAGCGATACTTGGAAGTACAGGTTCCATAGGTACACAGACGCTTGACATAGTACGGATATATCCTCGGCTTTTTCATGTGTCCGTTATTTCCGCCAAAAGAAATATTGACGCTCTTTTTGCACAGGCAGAAGAATTTCATCCCCATACGATTGTCGTGACGGATGAAGAAGCAGGAAAAAGGTTTAAAGACCTTTACAGGGGATCGGCGGAGGTGCTTGTCGGGGAAGGAGCGTTATCGACGGCTGCCTGTGGGAATCAAGTGGATCTTGTCCTTGTTTCCGTGGTCGGCATTGATGGCTTGAAGCCGACTTTAGATGCCATAGCGGCAGGAAAAGAAATCGCCCTCGCAAATAAAGAAACTCTTGTGACCGGCGGGGAGCTTGTCATGAGGGCAGCCAAAGAAAAGGGAATCCTTATCCGTCCTGTAGACAGTGAACACAGTGCTATCTTCCAATCAATGCTGGGGCAGGATAAAAAAGCAGTTCATAAGATACTGCTTACCGCATCGGGCGGACCGTTCCGAGGATATACAAGGGAACAGTTAGCACAAGTCACGTTGGAGGATGCCATGAAGCATCCTACATGGAATATGGGACGAAAAGTAACACTCGATTCGGCAACCATGTTTAATAAAGGATTGGAAGTCATTGAAGCGCGGTGGCTTTTTGATGTGGATTATGACCATATTGAAGTGCTTGTCCAGCCGCAGAGCTTAATTCATTCCATGGTAGAGTATGAAGACGGTTCTGTTATCGCACAAATAGGGAATCCTGATATGCATCTCCCCATACAGTTTGCGCTTACGTATCCCCATCGTTTACCGTCACCTTCCCATGAATTTGTGGATTGGAAGCAAGTAGAATCAATTATTACGGAGCAGCCTGATGTGGAAGTGTTCCGTTCTCTCCGTCTTGCTTTTGAGGCGGGAAAACAGGGAGGAAATGCAACGACTGCATTCAATGCGGCTAATGAAGAAGCGATTGCATCTTTTATTAAAGGGCAGTTATCTTTCCTTTCCATTTTTGACGTCGTGGAAGAAACGCTTACCCAATGGACGAGCCGTCATATCCATTCGCTTTCTGATGTATTGGAAGCGGATAAAGAAGCGCGGCGCTTTGCAAAAAAAATTATAAACAGAGGAATTTTATGTTAA
- a CDS encoding phosphatidate cytidylyltransferase: MKIRVITAVAGIIAVLGLVALGGWFLTSAVFAVSVLSLFEFKNMLSNVNIRVYRIPAVAALAIIVGAAGFYSICIFFSAIVASFILLLFLVMVLKKEQVHGLIYTVFGVIYLGIGFGSLAFLRGGNELLGMGSITVTPGAFLISFALIGTWASDSFAYFAGKRFGKHRMAPHISPNKTMEGLFGGMAGTIILCLILSAAVDFSILIGFLMGVIVAVMAPMGDLFESYLKRACDVKDSGNILPGHGGMMDRFDSLLFVAPAVLLFLSLIRYGV, from the coding sequence ATGAAGATCCGTGTCATTACAGCTGTGGCTGGAATTATTGCGGTTTTAGGCCTTGTGGCTCTTGGCGGATGGTTTTTGACATCAGCTGTTTTTGCTGTATCGGTTTTAAGTTTGTTTGAATTTAAAAATATGTTGAGTAATGTGAATATTCGTGTATATCGTATACCTGCGGTAGCAGCCTTGGCAATTATCGTAGGAGCAGCAGGCTTTTATTCAATCTGCATATTCTTTTCTGCCATTGTTGCGTCTTTTATCCTGCTTTTATTTCTTGTGATGGTACTGAAAAAAGAACAGGTGCATGGGCTTATCTATACCGTTTTTGGCGTCATTTATCTGGGGATCGGGTTCGGTTCATTGGCATTTCTTCGTGGAGGGAATGAACTTCTCGGCATGGGGAGTATTACCGTGACACCGGGGGCATTCCTGATTTCGTTTGCTCTTATTGGCACATGGGCGAGTGATTCTTTCGCGTACTTTGCAGGGAAAAGGTTTGGAAAGCATAGGATGGCGCCTCATATCAGCCCGAATAAAACGATGGAGGGACTATTCGGCGGTATGGCCGGAACGATTATTCTTTGTCTGATTCTATCGGCAGCTGTGGACTTTTCCATTCTGATTGGATTTTTGATGGGTGTGATTGTAGCCGTTATGGCGCCTATGGGTGATTTGTTTGAGTCTTACCTTAAACGGGCCTGCGATGTGAAAGATTCAGGAAATATTTTGCCCGGTCACGGCGGCATGATGGATCGTTTTGACAGTCTGCTCTTTGTGGCGCCGGCAGTACTTTTATTCTTAAGTCTGATCAGGTATGGTGTATAG
- a CDS encoding isoprenyl transferase, translated as MGVSDKRFPRHVAIILDGNGRWAQQRGRERTYGHQVGAANVKNIVRAAGHMGIRCLTIYAFSTENWKRPAFEVNFLMHLFKNYLIGQLRELIADNVQVHIIGDTMELPSSLQEEIKVCEKDTANNDGLILNVAINYGGRMELVNAVRDISQKVAEGRMEADSVTEETITNHLYPSASSDVDLLIRTGGESRISNFLLWQVSYSELYFTPVLWPDFSSEELEKAVFWFTGRDRRFGGLTEASR; from the coding sequence ATGGGTGTGTCTGATAAGAGGTTTCCCCGTCATGTGGCAATCATCCTTGATGGAAATGGGCGGTGGGCGCAGCAGCGGGGGAGAGAACGAACCTATGGGCATCAGGTCGGCGCGGCAAATGTAAAAAATATAGTTCGCGCCGCCGGTCATATGGGTATCCGGTGTCTGACGATATATGCTTTTTCTACAGAAAATTGGAAACGCCCTGCTTTTGAAGTGAATTTTCTTATGCATCTTTTTAAGAATTACCTGATCGGGCAGCTTCGCGAACTGATTGCCGATAATGTGCAGGTTCATATTATCGGCGATACAATGGAATTGCCGTCATCACTTCAAGAGGAAATCAAGGTGTGTGAAAAGGATACTGCAAATAATGACGGGCTTATCCTGAATGTGGCCATTAACTATGGCGGCCGAATGGAACTGGTTAACGCAGTGAGGGATATCAGCCAAAAAGTTGCAGAAGGCAGGATGGAAGCAGATTCTGTTACAGAAGAAACCATCACGAACCACCTCTATCCTTCGGCATCATCAGATGTGGATCTGCTTATACGTACGGGCGGTGAATCGCGGATATCGAATTTCCTTTTATGGCAGGTTTCGTATAGCGAATTGTATTTCACACCTGTTTTATGGCCTGATTTTTCAAGTGAAGAGTTGGAAAAGGCTGTTTTCTGGTTCACAGGAAGAGATCGTCGTTTTGGCGGTTTGACGGAGGCTTCCCGATGA
- the frr gene encoding ribosome recycling factor — MYEDELKHLSEKMDKSIQALRNEFTSIRTGQASPSLLDRVFVDYYGSKTPVTQVASVTVPEARMLVVQPWDKGILKDIEKAINMSDLGLVPMNDGNLIRMAIPQLTEQRRKDLVKVVNKKAEEAKVAIRNIRRDGNVFLKKEEKNSDISKDVIKDMEDKIQKLTDQKIKDLEAVTDKKVKEILSV; from the coding sequence ATGTACGAAGACGAATTAAAGCATCTTTCTGAAAAGATGGATAAATCCATCCAAGCATTAAGAAATGAATTCACATCAATCAGAACGGGCCAGGCAAGCCCGAGTCTTTTGGATCGTGTATTTGTAGATTACTATGGATCCAAGACGCCGGTTACACAGGTGGCATCTGTTACCGTACCGGAAGCAAGAATGCTTGTCGTGCAGCCTTGGGATAAAGGAATTTTAAAAGATATCGAAAAAGCAATCAATATGTCTGATTTGGGACTGGTACCTATGAATGATGGTAATCTGATCCGCATGGCGATTCCCCAGCTCACGGAACAACGCAGAAAAGACCTGGTCAAAGTGGTTAATAAAAAAGCGGAAGAAGCGAAAGTGGCTATCCGCAATATCCGCAGAGATGGAAACGTATTTCTGAAAAAGGAAGAAAAGAACAGCGATATTTCCAAAGATGTCATTAAAGACATGGAGGACAAGATTCAGAAACTGACTGATCAGAAAATCAAAGATCTGGAAGCGGTTACCGATAAAAAAGTTAAGGAAATACTGTCTGTATGA